In a single window of the Planctomycetota bacterium genome:
- a CDS encoding aspartate kinase — protein MPLIVQKFGGTSVADADRIRHCASRAVAARRAGDDVVVVVSAMGKTTDQLEQLAASVAGGRPPKREMDQLFATGEIVTAALFAMSVYSQGEDATSFTGPQINLQTDDAYTKARIKAIDTQKILAELGEGRIVVVAGFQGIAPGGETTTLGRGGSNATLVALGAVLEASVCENYTDVDGVYTADPRIVPNARKIERITYDEMLELSGLGAGVLQTRAVEFAKKYDVPIHVRNSQSTATGTMVVKETPEMEDILVSGAALKRNLIRVTLANVPDHPGMAADLFREIAASNIIVDDIIQNVFDDGTANISFTVEDGDLHDIRPVVDDLLKRLGDDQRKPTVRYQEGLAKVSVVGVGMRSHSGVARRMFAALGEAKVNIENITTSEIKISCIVSHGDGPRALQSVHDAFDLGEK, from the coding sequence ATGCCGCTGATCGTCCAGAAATTCGGGGGAACGAGCGTGGCGGATGCCGATCGAATTCGGCACTGCGCGTCGCGTGCGGTGGCGGCGAGGCGAGCCGGCGACGACGTGGTCGTCGTCGTGAGTGCGATGGGCAAGACGACCGACCAGCTCGAGCAGCTGGCGGCCAGCGTCGCCGGTGGAAGGCCGCCGAAGCGGGAGATGGACCAGCTGTTCGCGACCGGCGAGATCGTCACGGCCGCCCTGTTTGCGATGAGCGTCTACAGCCAGGGCGAAGACGCGACGAGCTTCACCGGGCCGCAGATCAACCTGCAGACCGACGACGCCTACACGAAGGCGCGGATCAAGGCGATCGACACGCAGAAGATCCTTGCAGAGCTTGGCGAAGGTCGGATCGTCGTCGTCGCAGGCTTCCAGGGCATCGCGCCAGGCGGCGAGACCACGACGCTCGGCCGAGGCGGCAGCAACGCGACGCTGGTCGCCCTCGGTGCCGTGCTCGAGGCGAGCGTCTGCGAAAACTACACGGACGTCGATGGCGTCTACACGGCCGACCCGCGGATCGTGCCCAACGCCCGCAAGATCGAGCGGATCACGTACGACGAGATGCTCGAACTCAGCGGCCTGGGTGCCGGCGTGCTGCAGACGCGGGCGGTGGAGTTTGCAAAGAAGTACGACGTGCCGATCCACGTCCGCAACAGTCAGAGCACGGCCACGGGGACGATGGTCGTGAAGGAGACGCCCGAAATGGAAGACATTCTCGTCAGCGGTGCCGCCCTGAAGCGGAACTTGATTCGCGTGACGCTGGCCAACGTGCCCGACCACCCCGGCATGGCGGCCGACCTGTTTCGCGAGATCGCGGCATCCAACATCATCGTCGACGACATCATCCAGAACGTCTTCGATGACGGGACCGCCAACATCTCGTTCACGGTCGAAGATGGCGATCTGCACGACATCCGCCCGGTCGTGGACGACCTGCTCAAGCGCCTCGGCGACGACCAGCGCAAGCCGACCGTCCGGTATCAGGAAGGACTCGCCAAGGTCAGCGTGGTCGGCGTGGGCATGCGGTCGCACAGCGGCGTCGCACGTCGCATGTTTGCGGCTTTGGGCGAGGCGAAGGTCAACATCGAGAACATCACGACCAGCGAGATCAAGATCTCCTGCATCGTCAGCCACGGCGACGGTCCACGCGCGCTCCAATCAGTCCACGACGCGTTCGACCTCGGTGAGAAGTGA
- a CDS encoding sugar phosphate isomerase/epimerase — translation MPMPKLAVQLYTLRDYCKTEDDLASTAKRLAEQGWPAVQVSAVGVEDPATVRQILDEHGLVCVATHVRPPSSAWETPDQVASDHKTLGCDLTAVGGFFPSAEDATEATWLAWIEQFNDGVAKLKERGVRFGYHNHSHEWAKLGGKDAFEAKRPMDLLVEHVHPDAWFEIDTYWVAHAGGCPAAWLRKLKGRVPLIHVKDLAIDAGRTQYMAEIGVGNLDWNSVMAAADEAGVECYCVEQDTCYRDPFDSLETSLKNLKAMGLG, via the coding sequence ATGCCGATGCCCAAGCTCGCTGTGCAGCTCTACACGCTGCGGGACTATTGCAAGACCGAAGATGATCTCGCGTCGACGGCCAAGCGGCTTGCGGAGCAGGGGTGGCCGGCGGTGCAGGTGAGTGCTGTCGGCGTGGAAGATCCGGCGACGGTGAGGCAGATTCTGGACGAGCACGGGCTGGTGTGCGTCGCGACGCATGTTCGGCCGCCGTCGTCGGCGTGGGAGACGCCGGATCAGGTGGCCAGCGATCACAAAACGCTCGGGTGCGATCTCACGGCGGTTGGTGGGTTTTTCCCGAGTGCAGAGGACGCAACCGAGGCCACCTGGCTGGCTTGGATCGAGCAGTTCAACGATGGCGTTGCGAAGCTCAAGGAGCGCGGCGTCCGGTTCGGGTACCACAACCACTCGCACGAGTGGGCCAAGCTTGGCGGAAAGGATGCCTTCGAGGCGAAGCGGCCGATGGATCTGCTGGTGGAGCACGTCCACCCCGACGCGTGGTTCGAAATCGACACGTACTGGGTCGCTCACGCGGGTGGTTGTCCGGCGGCTTGGCTGCGGAAGCTCAAGGGGCGTGTGCCGCTGATCCACGTGAAGGACCTCGCCATCGATGCGGGTCGCACGCAGTACATGGCGGAGATCGGCGTGGGCAACCTCGACTGGAACAGCGTCATGGCGGCGGCGGATGAGGCGGGCGTCGAGTGCTACTGCGTCGAGCAGGACACGTGCTATCGCGACCCGTTCGACTCTCTGGAAACCAGTCTGAAGAATCTGAAGGCGATGGGGCTGGGATGA
- a CDS encoding PEP-CTERM sorting domain-containing protein yields MKRHRFTAAAVLAAALPAGSAFALPFAGTPTAGSPDSLLLFDTDDLSVTTPGPALGGDFVRGLDLSANLTGYYIVTGGFSFDPSTFGLYELNNGVSTFVSNLGGIDDTSVGGLSLSADGSFLYFVGDLVDNDGGDEIYTISLTGSISAPTVITNSLDEPDFAGVAVAPDGTVYGLANDTDSLYTIDPVTGVATLVGETGFSFFGVSGLDFGPDGQLYAALGDDIASLDLVTGTATVLGDVGPSLSNLAYNPPIPEPSTLALVGFGALAALRRRG; encoded by the coding sequence ATGAAAAGACACCGTTTCACTGCTGCGGCAGTGCTTGCCGCTGCGTTGCCGGCAGGTTCAGCGTTTGCGTTGCCGTTTGCCGGGACGCCGACCGCGGGTTCGCCCGACTCGCTCCTTCTGTTCGATACCGACGACCTGTCGGTCACCACGCCCGGCCCGGCCTTGGGTGGCGACTTTGTCCGCGGGCTCGATCTGAGTGCCAACCTGACCGGCTACTACATCGTCACCGGCGGCTTCAGCTTCGATCCGAGCACGTTCGGCCTCTACGAACTGAACAACGGCGTCTCGACGTTCGTCAGCAACCTCGGCGGCATCGACGACACCTCCGTGGGTGGCCTGTCGTTGAGCGCAGACGGCTCGTTCCTCTACTTCGTCGGTGACCTCGTCGACAACGATGGCGGCGACGAGATCTACACGATCAGCCTCACCGGCTCGATCAGTGCGCCGACCGTCATCACGAACTCACTCGACGAGCCTGACTTCGCCGGCGTTGCTGTTGCTCCTGACGGCACAGTCTACGGACTCGCTAACGATACCGATTCGCTGTACACGATCGATCCGGTCACCGGCGTCGCCACGCTCGTTGGCGAAACCGGGTTCAGCTTCTTCGGCGTCAGCGGTCTCGACTTCGGTCCGGACGGCCAGCTCTACGCTGCACTCGGCGATGACATCGCGTCGCTCGACCTCGTGACCGGCACTGCCACGGTTCTTGGCGACGTCGGCCCGTCGCTTTCCAACCTGGCGTACAACCCGCCGATTCCCGAGCCGTCGACACTCGCTCTGGTTGGTTTCGGAGCGCTTGCAGCACTCCGCCGCCGCGGCTGA